One window of the Lysobacter sp. S4-A87 genome contains the following:
- the rpsO gene encoding 30S ribosomal protein S15 has product MSIDTSKVIEDNKRGANDTGSPEVQVALLTARIEQLTGHFKVHKQDHHSRRGLLQMVNRRRSLLDYLKRKDNERYKALIEKLGLRR; this is encoded by the coding sequence ATGTCCATCGACACCAGCAAAGTTATTGAAGACAACAAGCGCGGCGCCAACGACACCGGTTCGCCGGAAGTCCAGGTCGCCCTGCTGACCGCACGCATCGAGCAGCTCACCGGCCACTTCAAGGTCCACAAGCAGGACCACCACAGCCGCCGCGGTCTGCTCCAGATGGTCAACCGCCGCCGCAGCCTGCTCGACTACCTCAAGCGCAAGGACAACGAGCGCTACAAGGCACTGATCGAGAAACTCGGCCTGCGTCGCTAA
- the truB gene encoding tRNA pseudouridine(55) synthase TruB, with translation MRKKPRTVFRALDGIVLLDKPQGLSSNQALQQVRHLFRAEKGGHTGSLDPLATGLLPICFGEATKIAGLLLGSSKAYETTAVLGLTTDSDDADGAPLLQRPVPELDDAAIEAALAPLRGAIRQRAPIYSALKQGGEPLYAKARRGEAIEAPERDVVVHRFDLLGREQGPDGVRLHLHVECGSGTYVRSLVRDLGEALGCGAHVASLRRLWVDPFSQPRMFTLETLRDIAAQGEAVLDGCLLPIEAGLSSFPRVAIDAEAALRFGHGQTIDCETGEDGLVAVTSLTGRCLGLAQREGGKLSPQRLFRWAAAATREPEQPVAPSA, from the coding sequence ATGAGAAAAAAGCCCCGTACCGTGTTCCGTGCGCTCGACGGCATCGTCCTGCTGGACAAGCCGCAGGGCCTGAGCTCGAACCAGGCCCTGCAGCAGGTGCGCCACCTGTTCCGCGCGGAAAAAGGCGGCCATACCGGCAGCCTCGACCCGCTGGCCACCGGCCTGCTGCCGATCTGCTTCGGCGAGGCGACCAAGATCGCCGGCCTGCTGTTGGGATCGAGCAAGGCCTACGAAACCACCGCGGTGCTGGGCCTGACCACCGACAGCGATGACGCCGACGGCGCGCCGCTGCTGCAACGCCCTGTCCCCGAACTCGACGACGCCGCCATCGAGGCGGCACTGGCACCGCTGCGTGGTGCTATCCGCCAGCGGGCACCGATTTACTCCGCGCTCAAGCAGGGCGGCGAGCCGCTGTACGCCAAGGCGCGCAGGGGTGAAGCCATCGAAGCACCCGAGCGCGATGTCGTGGTGCACCGCTTCGACCTGCTTGGCCGCGAGCAGGGGCCCGACGGCGTGCGCCTGCACCTGCATGTCGAATGCGGCTCCGGCACCTACGTGCGCAGCCTGGTCCGTGACCTCGGCGAAGCGCTGGGCTGCGGCGCCCATGTCGCCAGCCTGCGCCGGCTCTGGGTCGATCCGTTCAGCCAGCCGCGCATGTTCACGCTTGAAACATTGCGCGACATCGCCGCCCAGGGCGAGGCCGTGCTCGATGGCTGCCTGTTGCCGATCGAGGCAGGCCTGAGCTCCTTCCCGCGGGTCGCGATCGACGCAGAGGCTGCACTGCGGTTCGGCCACGGCCAGACCATCGACTGCGAGACGGGCGAAGACGGGCTGGTCGCGGTCACCTCGCTCACCGGCCGCTGCCTGGGCCTGGCCCAGCGCGAGGGCGGCAAGCTTTCGCCGCAGCGCCTGTTCCGCTGGGCGGCCGCCGCGACGCGCGAGCCTGAACAGCCGGTGGCGCCGTCGGCCTGA
- the rbfA gene encoding 30S ribosome-binding factor RbfA has protein sequence MPTKSFHRTDRVSAQLRRELGTIVHQAVREHGLPSVSVSDVEITRDLAHAKVFVTALQQERSLEAVKALKELAPQLRYQLGRAVKMRHVPELHFHYDDSVDRGERIDNLLRDEAGPTPADDDAET, from the coding sequence ATGCCTACCAAGTCGTTCCATCGCACCGATCGCGTTTCCGCCCAGCTCCGAAGGGAGCTGGGCACGATCGTGCACCAGGCCGTGCGCGAGCACGGCCTGCCGTCGGTCAGCGTGTCCGATGTCGAAATCACCCGTGACCTGGCCCATGCCAAGGTCTTCGTCACCGCGCTGCAGCAGGAGCGTTCCCTCGAGGCCGTCAAGGCGCTCAAGGAACTGGCGCCGCAGCTGCGCTACCAGCTCGGCCGCGCGGTGAAGATGCGGCACGTGCCAGAGCTGCACTTCCACTACGACGACTCGGTCGATCGTGGCGAGCGCATCGACAATCTGCTGCGTGATGAGGCTGGCCCGACGCCGGCGGATGACGACGCAGAGACCTGA
- the infB gene encoding translation initiation factor IF-2 produces the protein MSQQTTIRKLAELVNTPVEKLLEQLAEAGMTFSGPDQVVTSIEKVKLLGFLKRAHGKTEKVEASDDAAKKITLNRSRKQEITVGGGKNKTTVDVVVRKKVTLVKPSEGQSPGDERAEILRKLEESKQRNLAEQEKLAADDKRRADAVEATRRQAEEAARLKAEEEQKAKLADASVLVADEDAPAAVRKPPSTHGHGHPPAKPAAPRAAEPARGAPAHKTRGSHAMVAGVEDDDRTNRFAGQMHLSASDRARRTTNARGKSKPQRRQSEQSRSGSGFTRPTAPIVRDVAIGETITVADLAQKMALKGGDVVKALFKMGVMATINMSIDHDTAALVTEELGHNVVKADAGSAEDALLAHVEETQGDKIARPPVVTIMGHVDHGKTSLLDYIRRTKVASGEAGGITQHIGAYHVETDKGVISFLDTPGHAAFTSMRARGAKLTDIVVLVVAADDGVMPQTKEAVQHAKAAGVPLIVAINKIDKSDADPLRVKNELLSEDVVAEDFGGETQMVELSAKTGLGVDNLLDAISIQAEVLELRAVATGRATGVVIESSLDKGRGPVATVLVQQGELKKGDYLVCGVQYGRVRALFDETGSQVPSAGPSIPVQVLGLSGVPDAGDDFVVVEDERLAKDVAQQRDAKRRESRLVAAAGNRMEDIMAQMGKGEGQLSLNLVIKADVQGSVEALRQSLIALSNDQIRINVISSGVGGITESDANAAATAKATVIGFNVRADASARKVIDSYGVDLRYFSIIYDVIDQVKQVASGILGVEIREEIIGTAEVRDVFRSSKFGAVAGCMVVEGVVKRHKPIRVLRDNAVVFEGELESLRRFKENVDEVRNGTECGIGVKAYNDVKPGDQIECFERIEVQRTL, from the coding sequence ATGTCGCAGCAAACCACCATCCGCAAGCTGGCCGAACTGGTGAACACGCCGGTCGAGAAGTTGCTGGAGCAGCTGGCCGAGGCCGGCATGACTTTCAGCGGCCCCGACCAGGTCGTGACCAGTATCGAGAAAGTCAAGCTGCTCGGCTTCCTCAAGCGCGCCCATGGCAAGACCGAAAAGGTCGAAGCCAGCGACGACGCTGCGAAGAAGATCACCCTCAATCGCAGCCGCAAACAGGAAATCACTGTGGGCGGTGGCAAGAACAAGACCACGGTCGACGTGGTCGTGCGCAAGAAGGTCACGCTGGTCAAGCCCAGCGAAGGCCAGTCGCCAGGCGACGAGCGCGCCGAGATCCTGCGCAAGCTGGAGGAATCCAAGCAGCGCAATCTTGCCGAGCAGGAGAAGCTGGCTGCCGACGACAAGCGTCGTGCCGACGCGGTCGAGGCGACCCGTCGCCAGGCGGAAGAAGCAGCGCGCCTGAAGGCCGAGGAAGAGCAGAAGGCGAAGCTCGCCGACGCCAGCGTCCTCGTCGCCGACGAGGATGCGCCGGCTGCCGTCCGCAAGCCGCCGAGCACGCACGGTCACGGCCATCCGCCGGCCAAGCCGGCCGCACCGCGGGCCGCCGAACCTGCCCGTGGCGCTCCGGCGCACAAGACCCGCGGCTCGCACGCGATGGTCGCCGGCGTCGAAGACGACGACCGCACCAACCGCTTCGCCGGCCAGATGCACCTCAGTGCCTCCGACCGCGCGCGTCGCACCACCAATGCGCGTGGCAAGTCCAAGCCGCAGCGCCGTCAGAGCGAGCAGAGCCGGTCCGGTAGCGGCTTCACCCGCCCCACCGCGCCGATCGTGCGCGACGTCGCCATCGGCGAGACGATCACCGTTGCCGACCTCGCGCAGAAGATGGCGCTCAAGGGCGGCGACGTGGTCAAGGCGCTGTTCAAGATGGGCGTGATGGCGACGATCAACATGTCGATCGACCATGACACCGCCGCGCTGGTGACCGAGGAACTCGGCCACAACGTGGTCAAGGCCGATGCTGGTTCCGCCGAGGACGCACTGCTGGCCCACGTCGAAGAGACGCAGGGCGACAAGATCGCGCGTCCCCCGGTCGTCACCATCATGGGTCACGTCGACCACGGCAAGACCTCGCTGCTGGATTACATCCGCCGCACCAAGGTCGCCTCCGGCGAAGCCGGCGGCATCACCCAGCACATCGGTGCCTACCACGTCGAAACCGACAAGGGCGTCATCAGCTTCCTCGACACCCCGGGCCACGCCGCCTTCACCTCGATGCGTGCACGCGGCGCCAAGCTGACCGACATCGTGGTGCTGGTCGTGGCTGCCGACGACGGCGTCATGCCGCAGACCAAGGAAGCCGTGCAGCACGCCAAGGCGGCCGGCGTGCCGCTGATCGTGGCAATCAACAAGATCGACAAGTCCGACGCCGATCCGCTGCGGGTCAAGAACGAGCTGCTCAGCGAAGACGTCGTCGCCGAGGACTTCGGTGGCGAAACCCAGATGGTCGAGCTTTCCGCCAAGACCGGCCTGGGCGTCGACAACCTGCTCGATGCGATCTCGATCCAGGCCGAAGTGCTCGAACTGCGTGCAGTCGCCACCGGCCGCGCCACCGGCGTGGTGATCGAATCGTCTCTCGACAAGGGCCGCGGCCCGGTCGCGACCGTGCTGGTCCAGCAGGGCGAACTGAAGAAGGGCGACTACCTCGTCTGCGGCGTGCAGTACGGCCGCGTGCGGGCGCTGTTCGACGAAACCGGTTCGCAGGTCCCGTCCGCGGGTCCGTCGATCCCGGTGCAGGTGCTCGGCCTGTCGGGCGTGCCCGATGCCGGCGACGACTTCGTCGTGGTCGAGGACGAGCGCCTTGCCAAGGACGTCGCCCAGCAGCGTGACGCCAAGCGTCGCGAGTCGCGCCTGGTCGCCGCCGCTGGCAACCGCATGGAAGACATCATGGCGCAGATGGGCAAGGGCGAGGGCCAGCTGAGCCTCAACCTGGTCATCAAGGCCGACGTGCAGGGTTCGGTCGAGGCGCTGCGCCAGTCGCTGATTGCGCTGTCCAACGACCAGATCCGCATCAATGTGATCAGCTCCGGCGTGGGCGGCATCACCGAGTCCGACGCCAACGCCGCGGCCACCGCCAAGGCCACCGTGATCGGCTTCAACGTGCGCGCCGATGCCTCGGCCCGCAAGGTGATCGACTCCTACGGCGTCGACCTGCGTTACTTCTCGATCATCTATGACGTGATCGACCAGGTGAAGCAGGTGGCCTCGGGCATCCTCGGCGTCGAGATCCGCGAAGAGATCATCGGCACCGCCGAGGTCCGCGACGTGTTCCGCAGCTCGAAGTTCGGCGCCGTTGCCGGCTGCATGGTGGTTGAGGGCGTGGTCAAGCGCCACAAGCCGATCCGCGTGCTTCGCGACAACGCCGTGGTCTTCGAGGGCGAGCTGGAATCGCTGCGCCGCTTCAAGGAGAACGTCGACGAGGTGCGTAACGGCACCGAGTGCGGCATCGGCGTGAAGGCGTACAACGACGTCAAGCCTGGCGACCAGATCGAGTGCTTCGAGCGCATCGAAGTCCAGCGCACGCTGTAA
- the nusA gene encoding transcription termination factor NusA has protein sequence MSKELLLVVDAVANEKGVPREVIFEAIEAALASAAKKRYHDEDVLVRVAIDQKDGSYETFRRMEVVADDVVMESPDRQIRMMDAIDEVEGVEVGDYIEEQIENPEFGRIAAQAAKQVIVQRVREAERQQVVDGWKDRVGELVTGVVKRVERGNIYVDLGGNAEAIIPKDKGIPRDVLRTGDRVRGYLFDVRSEPRGPQLFISRAAPEFMIELFKLEVPEVGQGLVSIKACARDPGDRAKIAVLAHDNRTDPIGACIGMRGSRVQAVSNELNGERVDIVLWSDNPAQFVINAMAPAEVQSIIVDEEKHSMDLAVAEDRLAQAIGKGGQNVRLASRLSGWQLNVMTQDQVTAKSEAEQTAAKSLFQEKLEVDEEIAGILVSEGFSTVEEIAYVPVGELLAVEGFDEDIVEELRSRARDALLNEALAAEEELDEHQPAADLLELDGMDEATAFALAARGVVTRDDLADMATDELTDIEGIDEARAAALIMEARKHWFE, from the coding sequence ATGAGCAAGGAACTGTTGCTGGTCGTGGATGCAGTCGCCAACGAGAAGGGCGTGCCGCGTGAAGTCATCTTCGAGGCCATCGAGGCCGCGTTGGCTTCGGCCGCGAAGAAGCGCTATCACGACGAAGACGTGCTCGTGCGCGTCGCGATCGACCAGAAGGACGGCAGCTACGAGACCTTCCGCCGCATGGAGGTCGTCGCCGACGACGTCGTCATGGAGTCGCCGGACCGCCAGATCCGCATGATGGACGCGATCGACGAAGTCGAGGGCGTCGAGGTCGGCGACTACATCGAAGAGCAGATCGAGAACCCGGAGTTCGGCCGCATCGCCGCCCAGGCCGCCAAGCAGGTCATCGTCCAGCGCGTGCGCGAGGCCGAGCGCCAGCAGGTTGTCGACGGCTGGAAGGATCGCGTCGGCGAGCTGGTCACCGGCGTGGTCAAGCGTGTCGAGCGCGGCAACATCTACGTCGACCTCGGCGGCAACGCCGAAGCGATCATTCCGAAGGACAAGGGCATCCCGCGCGACGTCCTGCGTACCGGCGACCGCGTCCGAGGTTACCTGTTCGACGTGCGCAGCGAGCCGCGCGGCCCGCAGCTGTTCATCAGCCGCGCCGCCCCGGAATTCATGATCGAACTGTTCAAGCTGGAAGTGCCGGAAGTCGGCCAGGGCCTGGTGTCGATCAAGGCCTGTGCACGCGATCCGGGCGACCGCGCCAAGATCGCCGTGCTCGCCCACGACAACCGCACCGATCCGATCGGCGCCTGCATCGGCATGCGCGGTTCGCGCGTGCAGGCCGTGAGCAACGAGCTCAACGGCGAGCGTGTCGACATCGTGCTGTGGTCCGACAACCCGGCCCAGTTCGTCATCAACGCGATGGCGCCGGCCGAAGTGCAGTCGATCATCGTCGATGAAGAAAAGCATTCGATGGACCTGGCCGTGGCCGAGGACCGTCTGGCGCAGGCAATCGGCAAGGGCGGCCAGAACGTGCGCCTGGCCAGCCGCCTGTCGGGCTGGCAGCTCAACGTGATGACCCAGGACCAGGTCACCGCCAAGTCCGAGGCCGAGCAGACCGCCGCCAAGTCGCTGTTCCAGGAAAAGCTCGAGGTCGACGAAGAGATCGCCGGCATCCTGGTCTCGGAAGGCTTCAGCACGGTCGAGGAAATCGCCTACGTCCCGGTCGGCGAGCTGCTCGCCGTCGAAGGTTTCGACGAGGACATCGTCGAAGAGCTGCGCTCGCGTGCCCGCGACGCGCTGCTCAACGAAGCACTGGCCGCCGAGGAAGAGCTCGACGAGCACCAGCCGGCAGCCGATCTGCTGGAGCTGGATGGAATGGACGAGGCCACCGCCTTCGCGCTTGCCGCGCGTGGCGTGGTGACCCGTGATGACCTGGCCGACATGGCGACTGACGAGCTGACCGATATCGAAGGTATCGACGAAGCCCGTGCTGCCGCCCTGATCATGGAAGCGCGCAAGCACTGGTTTGAATGA
- the rimP gene encoding ribosome maturation factor RimP, with product MSDKAVEIARLLTPTVQSLGVELLGAEYLPAPGSAVLRLYIDVPAGQETDENGQPRSVTIEDCEAVSREVSAQLDVEDPISGMYTLEVSSPGIDRPLFTLEHYKRFIGETAKVGLKLPQDGRRRLTGKIARVDGDTVVFHIDGVQIDPVDANEFAVAVGNIDKARLVPDWAALGFAPVKPGKDTSAQGAPAKRRPAKGKK from the coding sequence GTGTCTGATAAAGCTGTCGAAATCGCCAGGCTGCTCACCCCGACCGTCCAGTCGCTGGGGGTCGAGTTGCTCGGTGCCGAATACCTGCCGGCTCCCGGCAGCGCGGTGCTGCGTCTGTACATCGACGTGCCCGCGGGTCAGGAGACGGACGAGAACGGGCAGCCGCGCTCGGTCACGATCGAGGATTGCGAGGCGGTCAGCCGCGAGGTGTCCGCGCAGCTCGACGTCGAGGATCCGATCAGCGGTATGTACACGCTGGAAGTGTCGTCGCCGGGTATCGATCGGCCGCTGTTCACGCTCGAGCATTACAAGCGCTTCATCGGCGAGACCGCGAAGGTTGGCCTGAAGCTGCCGCAGGACGGCCGTCGCCGCCTGACCGGGAAGATTGCCCGCGTTGATGGCGACACCGTGGTGTTTCACATCGATGGTGTCCAAATCGACCCGGTCGACGCGAACGAGTTCGCGGTCGCGGTCGGCAACATCGACAAGGCGCGCCTGGTCCCGGATTGGGCCGCCTTGGGTTTCGCTCCGGTCAAGCCCGGAAAAGACACGTCTGCACAGGGTGCGCCCGCAAAGCGCCGCCCTGCGAAAGGCAAGAAGTAA
- a CDS encoding fimbrial protein, producing the protein MQRAIAHGLVMVVLTIVLSPAPARAACTATPGSFATAAYAFPSTIMVPRDLPNGTQVAPLTRGNPSTVTITCSGDPYGLVNSVGATPAVGQTRMPIGTTGLSWEWSFRGRNIFEASYGTSSLSGSHSSTAGTGQRLVLVKTGPVAAGTVIPAGELGRRRYGLLDIWAVRLSSAITVVTPSCTTSDVTVPMGSHRSSELSGVGSSGASVSFSISLACSTGLSRIRYRVDPLTTVINDAQSVVALDAGSTASGVGLQLLNGSGSGPHPLSVSQLFTGAVGAGAHEIPLRARYYQTAGQVVGGTANTALTFTLTYE; encoded by the coding sequence ATGCAACGAGCCATCGCGCATGGCCTGGTGATGGTCGTACTGACGATCGTGTTGTCTCCCGCGCCTGCGCGGGCTGCCTGCACGGCCACTCCGGGCTCTTTCGCAACGGCCGCCTATGCCTTCCCGTCAACGATCATGGTGCCTAGGGACTTGCCCAACGGCACCCAGGTCGCGCCGCTCACGCGTGGCAACCCAAGCACCGTCACGATCACCTGCAGCGGTGACCCATATGGATTGGTCAACAGCGTGGGGGCCACGCCGGCCGTTGGCCAGACGAGGATGCCGATCGGAACCACGGGGCTGTCCTGGGAGTGGAGCTTCCGGGGGCGGAACATCTTCGAGGCCAGCTACGGCACCAGCTCGCTGAGCGGTTCGCACAGTTCGACGGCGGGAACGGGGCAGCGCCTGGTGCTGGTCAAGACCGGGCCGGTCGCGGCGGGCACGGTCATCCCCGCCGGCGAGCTGGGCAGGCGCCGATACGGCTTGCTGGACATCTGGGCGGTGCGGCTGAGCAGTGCGATCACCGTGGTCACCCCCTCGTGCACGACGTCCGACGTGACCGTCCCGATGGGCTCGCACCGGTCCTCGGAGCTGTCGGGCGTCGGCAGTTCCGGGGCCTCGGTGTCCTTCTCGATATCCCTGGCGTGCTCAACGGGCCTGAGCCGCATCCGCTATCGGGTGGATCCGCTGACAACAGTGATCAACGACGCACAGTCGGTGGTCGCGCTCGATGCCGGTTCGACTGCCTCGGGCGTGGGTCTGCAGCTGCTCAACGGCAGCGGGAGCGGTCCGCACCCGTTGTCCGTCTCCCAGCTGTTCACCGGTGCCGTCGGGGCGGGTGCCCATGAAATCCCACTGCGTGCCCGCTATTACCAGACAGCAGGGCAGGTGGTCGGGGGAACGGCCAATACCGCCCTAACATTCACGCTGACGTATGAGTAG
- the nuoN gene encoding NADH-quinone oxidoreductase subunit NuoN, whose amino-acid sequence MIMPVRTAADLMPLLPELVVILGAFALLMLDLFIDERRRVISHVFAIAVLAVATTLIACGVGEHGTFLSGMFVRDTAADVMKITIGIVSILAMIYTWPYLRARELYKGEVSVLMLFATAGMMFLVSSGSLVMVYLGLEMLALCSYALVAIDRDSPLASEAAIKYFVLGALASGLLLYGLSLIYGATGSLQLDQIATVAQAKVADGSSLMLITGVVFVVAGIAFKFGAAPFHMWLPDVYHGAPTPITLFIGSAPKLAAFGMTYRLLEVGAAPFEDQWRLLLAGIAVLSLAIGNLSAMVQSNLKRLLAYSTVSHVGFLFVGLAGGGREGFAAALFYAISYAIMSAAAFGAIVVLSRQGFEADRIDDYKGLNARSPWMAGLVLCVMASLAGVPPFLGFWSKLAVLRAALQGDMLWLTLVGVVFAVVGAFYYLRVIKVMYFDEPEGEPMMPTNDRPLRIVFGVNALALLALGLAWSPIMAWCQRAFAG is encoded by the coding sequence ATGATCATGCCTGTACGCACCGCCGCCGACCTGATGCCGCTGCTCCCGGAGCTGGTGGTGATCCTGGGCGCGTTCGCGCTGCTGATGCTCGACCTGTTCATCGACGAGCGCCGCCGCGTCATCAGCCATGTCTTCGCCATCGCCGTGCTGGCGGTCGCGACGACGCTGATCGCCTGCGGTGTCGGCGAGCACGGCACCTTCCTCAGCGGCATGTTCGTTCGCGACACGGCGGCCGATGTCATGAAGATCACGATCGGGATCGTCTCGATCCTGGCGATGATCTACACCTGGCCGTACCTGCGCGCCCGCGAGCTTTACAAGGGCGAGGTGTCGGTGCTGATGCTGTTCGCCACCGCCGGCATGATGTTCCTGGTGTCGTCGGGCAGCCTGGTGATGGTCTACCTCGGCCTGGAAATGCTGGCGCTGTGCTCGTATGCACTGGTCGCGATCGACCGCGACAGCCCGCTGGCCTCGGAAGCGGCAATCAAGTACTTCGTCCTCGGCGCGCTCGCTTCGGGCCTGCTGCTGTACGGCCTGTCGCTGATCTACGGCGCCACCGGCTCGCTGCAGCTCGACCAGATCGCCACCGTGGCGCAGGCCAAGGTCGCCGACGGTTCGTCGCTGATGCTGATCACCGGCGTGGTGTTCGTGGTCGCGGGCATCGCCTTCAAGTTCGGCGCCGCGCCGTTCCACATGTGGCTGCCGGACGTCTACCACGGCGCGCCGACCCCGATCACGCTGTTCATCGGTTCGGCGCCCAAGCTGGCCGCGTTCGGCATGACCTACCGCCTGCTCGAAGTCGGTGCGGCCCCGTTCGAGGACCAGTGGCGCCTGCTGCTGGCCGGCATCGCGGTGCTGTCGCTGGCGATCGGCAACCTCAGCGCGATGGTGCAGAGCAACCTCAAGCGGCTGCTGGCGTACTCGACCGTGTCGCACGTGGGCTTCCTGTTCGTCGGCCTCGCCGGTGGTGGTCGCGAAGGGTTTGCCGCGGCGCTGTTCTATGCGATCAGCTACGCGATCATGTCGGCCGCGGCCTTCGGCGCGATCGTCGTGCTGTCGCGTCAGGGCTTCGAAGCCGATCGCATCGACGACTACAAGGGTCTCAACGCCCGCAGCCCGTGGATGGCCGGCCTGGTGCTGTGCGTGATGGCCTCGCTGGCCGGTGTGCCGCCGTTCCTTGGCTTCTGGTCCAAGCTCGCCGTGCTGCGTGCAGCACTGCAGGGCGACATGCTGTGGCTGACCCTGGTCGGCGTGGTGTTCGCCGTGGTCGGCGCGTTCTACTACCTGCGCGTCATCAAGGTGATGTACTTCGACGAACCGGAAGGCGAGCCGATGATGCCCACCAACGATCGTCCGCTGCGCATCGTGTTCGGCGTCAACGCACTGGCGCTGCTCGCGCTGGGCCTGGCGTGGAGCCCGATCATGGCGTGGTGCCAGCGCGCATTCGCAGGCTGA
- a CDS encoding NADH-quinone oxidoreductase subunit M: MLSLLIWLPILGGFATLAFGNERAGAARWFATAVALVTMAVNIPMFTAFDMATPVMQFVENKAWIPAYDIRYHLGVDGISAALIGLTTLTTLLAMVGAWTSIDKRVSQYYAAFLILEGLMIGVFSALDSMLFYVFFEGMLIPMFIIIGVWGGPRRVYASIKFFLYTFLGSLFMLLGLIYLYLKGGSWQLSDMYSLSLTATEQMWLFFGFLIAFAVKVPMFPVHTWLPDAHVEAPTAGSVILAAIMLKIGGYGFIRFVLPIVPDAGAEWAWLVIALSLIAVVYVGLVALAQDDMKKLIAYSSVSHMGFVTLGIFIAFALVREAGNTEGARLGLQGAMVQMISHGFVSGAMFSCVGVLYDRMHTRMIKDYGGVANVMPWFAAFIVLFAMANSGLPGTSGFVGEFMVILASFQQHPLIGFVAATTLIIGAAYTLWLVKRTIWGEVGNAHVAELEDINAREAFVLGVFAAGVLVLGLWPKPLTDLMEPAIANLATQIASSKL, translated from the coding sequence CTGCTCAGCCTGCTGATCTGGCTGCCGATCCTTGGCGGCTTCGCCACCCTCGCGTTCGGCAACGAGCGCGCCGGTGCCGCACGCTGGTTCGCCACCGCCGTGGCGCTGGTGACGATGGCGGTGAACATCCCCATGTTCACTGCGTTCGACATGGCCACGCCGGTCATGCAGTTCGTCGAGAACAAGGCCTGGATCCCGGCCTACGACATCCGCTACCACCTCGGCGTGGACGGTATTTCGGCAGCGCTGATCGGCCTGACCACGCTGACCACGCTGCTGGCGATGGTCGGCGCCTGGACCTCCATCGACAAGCGCGTCAGCCAGTACTACGCCGCCTTCCTGATCCTGGAAGGCCTGATGATCGGCGTGTTCTCGGCGCTGGACTCGATGCTGTTCTATGTCTTCTTCGAAGGCATGCTGATCCCGATGTTCATCATCATCGGTGTCTGGGGCGGCCCGCGTCGCGTGTACGCCTCGATCAAGTTCTTCCTGTACACGTTCCTGGGCTCGCTGTTCATGCTGCTGGGCCTGATCTACCTGTACCTCAAGGGCGGAAGCTGGCAGCTGTCGGACATGTACTCGCTGTCGCTGACGGCGACCGAGCAGATGTGGTTGTTCTTCGGCTTCCTGATCGCCTTCGCGGTCAAGGTGCCGATGTTCCCGGTCCACACGTGGTTGCCGGATGCGCACGTCGAGGCGCCGACCGCCGGTTCGGTGATCCTGGCAGCGATCATGCTGAAGATCGGCGGCTACGGTTTCATCCGCTTCGTCCTGCCGATCGTTCCCGATGCCGGTGCCGAGTGGGCCTGGCTGGTGATCGCGCTGAGCCTGATCGCGGTGGTCTACGTCGGCTTGGTCGCGCTGGCGCAGGACGACATGAAGAAGCTGATCGCCTATTCGTCGGTCTCGCACATGGGCTTCGTCACCCTGGGCATCTTCATCGCCTTCGCCCTGGTCCGCGAGGCCGGCAACACCGAAGGCGCTCGCCTGGGCCTGCAGGGAGCGATGGTGCAGATGATCAGCCACGGCTTCGTCTCGGGCGCGATGTTCAGCTGCGTCGGCGTGCTCTACGACCGCATGCACACGCGCATGATCAAGGACTACGGCGGCGTCGCCAACGTGATGCCGTGGTTTGCCGCCTTCATCGTGCTGTTCGCGATGGCCAATTCGGGCCTGCCGGGCACGTCGGGCTTCGTCGGTGAGTTCATGGTGATCCTGGCCTCGTTCCAGCAGCACCCGCTGATCGGTTTCGTCGCGGCCACCACGCTCATCATCGGTGCGGCCTACACGCTGTGGCTGGTCAAGCGCACCATCTGGGGCGAGGTCGGCAATGCCCACGTCGCGGAACTTGAAGACATCAATGCACGCGAGGCCTTCGTGCTGGGCGTGTTTGCCGCCGGCGTGCTGGTGCTGGGCCTGTGGCCGAAACCGCTGACGGACCTGATGGAACCCGCGATTGCGAATCTGGCGACGCAGATCGCCTCGTCGAAGCTTTGA